A section of the Malus sylvestris chromosome 17, drMalSylv7.2, whole genome shotgun sequence genome encodes:
- the LOC126610021 gene encoding uncharacterized protein LOC126610021, which translates to MGRLNMTTTVVSTVLNHENYKDWSFRIKTYFLAEDLWDVVQGTVKEPPEGEEYKAWKKKDAKALYAIQNSCGDNYPLIKDATTAREAWQDLSKKLERVEGPPDVESDKTIGEAYPIPNRPESALEEGRSVPGAGHDESIQETFVKYVKSDDWDTAINLLRQHPQAARMTDWPHTTALHYAIRKRCSVRIIQQLVDLMDNEALEMTDVTDCTALYDLINLFPERVEVAECMVNKNPNLLTISPRFDRKALVTVAQGNTKGDRMARFLYNRTPLETIKVKDAAQLISDGFRLQRFDIAWDLIHRYPKLVMATDHDGNIPLATLGSNRFAFKSRMPLNLWEKLIYYGIHIKPLPLPPINNKDSHINVDEGPLAEQKENKRHHLIYSGTSLFRRIVANFQTFLGINRIYQIKLVHERVQQFLPLMCKAMSEGDMNRYKENKLVEAMCVAAERGHAKYITHFLPYDILDVRNEKNQSLLHIAVECRHYNVYNIICKFLRKQDKDGLDKSGYGWHSEMIKKTVKRKDNLGNNMLHTVARITPLSQIDHIHGATLQMQRELQWFKEVESIVDPMDRESKNNDKKTPREVFTENHKEMWKDAKKSMKETANSCTIVGTLIITIMFAAVFTVPGGYDGGTGLPIFLTKKVFIAFMVSDALSLFSSTTSVIMFLGVITSRYHEDEFHGSLPTKMIIGLFTLFLSIASMMIVFSCAIYIMLDGKSWIVIPTILLASVPLASYLWLQFPLLVESFLLLDWEHSNLKFLIF; encoded by the exons ATGGGCAGGTTGAATATGACTACTACAGTTGTTTCTACAGTTCTTAACCATGAGAACTATAAGGATTGGAGTTTTCGAATAAAGACCTACTTTTTGGCCGAAGATCTTTGGGACGTCGTCCAAGGCACCGTTAAGGAACCTCCTGAAGGAGAAGAATATAAGGCTTGGAAGAAGAAGGATGCCAAGGCCCTATATGCAATCCAAAATTCTTGCGGGGATAATTATCCCTTAATCAAGGATGCAACCACGGCCAGAGAAGCATGGCAAGATTTGTCAAAGAAATTAGAGCGAGTTGAAGGACCACCAGATGTTGAAAGTG ACAAGACAATTGGTGAAGCGTATCCGATTCCAAACAGGCCAGAGTCAGCATTGGAAGAAGGTCGGAGTGTCCCTGGAGCAGGACATGATGAGAGCATCCAAGAAACTTTCGTGAAATATGTCAAGTCTGATGATTGGGATACTGCGATCAACCTTCTTCGCCAACATCCCCAGGCAGCAAGGATGACAGATTGGCCACATACAACAGCTCTTCACTACGCAATCAGGAAGAGGTGCAGCGTGCGCATTATACAACAGTTGGTGGATTTAATGGATAACGAAGCCTTGGAAATGACAGACGTTACTGATTGCACAGCTctttatgatttgataaatctGTTTCCAGAAAGGGTTGAAGTAGCTGAATGCATGGTTAACAAGAACCCCAATTTACTTACTATTTCACCGAGATTTGATCGGAAGGCACTAGTTACGGTGGCACAAGGGAATACAAAAGGGGATCGAATGGCTCGCTTTCTCTATAACCGCACTCCACTAGAAACAATAAAAGTTAAGGATGCCGCTCAACTTATTTCTGACGGTTTTCGTCTCCAAAGATTTG ATATTGCGTGGGATTTGATTCATCGTTACCCAAAATTGGTCATGGCTACAGACCACGACGGGAATATCCCCTTAGCAACATTGGGCAGTAATCGTTTTGCATTCAAAAGCAGAATGCCGCTCAATTTATGGGAAAAATTGATCTATTATG GTATCCACATAaaacctcttcctcttcctcccaTCAACAACAAGGATAGTCATATAAATGTTGATGAAGGGCCTCTCGCAGAACAAAAAGAGAATAAAAGGCATCATCTCATTTACTCAG GAACGAGTTTATTCCGAAGGATAGTGGCGAATTTCCAAACATTTTTGG GAATCAATCGTATATATCAGATAAAATTGGTGCATGAACGGGTCCAACAGTTTCTACCTCTCATGTGTAAAGCAATGAGTGAAGGAGATATGAATCgttataaagaaaataaattggtgGAAGCCATGTGCGTGGCAGCAGAACGAGGGCATGCGAAGTATATTACTCATTTTCTCCCATATGACATACTTGATGTTAGGAACGAAAAAAATCAAAGCCTACTCCACATTGCCGTTGAATGTCGTCACTACAATGTTTATAATATTATATGTAAGTTTCTCCGAAAACAAGATAAAGATGGTCTCGATAAATCCGGATATGGCTGGCATTCCGAAATGATAAAGAAAACAGTGAAGCGTAAAGATAACCTCGGCAATAATATGCTACATACGGTAGCAAGGATTACCCCATTGTCACAAATTGATCACATTCACGGTGCAACTTTGCAAATGCAAAGAGAACTACAATGGTTCAAG GAGGTGGAGAGCATTGTAGATCCCATGGATCGTGAATCTAAAAACAATGATAAGAAGACACCGCGAGAAGTATTTACGGAGAATCACAAAGAAATGTGGAAAGATGCAAAAAAATCAATGAAGGAAACAGCAAATTCTTGTACAATTGTAGGTACTCTTATTATCACCATAATGTTCGCTGCAGTATTCACAGTTCCTGGTGGATACGATGGAGGTACAGGTCTTCCTATATTCTTAACTAAAAAGGTCTTCATAGCATTTATGGTTTCAGATGCACTCTCACTGTTTTCTTCCACAACTTCGGTTATCATGTTTTTGGGCGTTATCACTTCACGTTATCATGAAGATGAATTCCATGGATCCTTGCCCACAAAAATGATAATAGgccttttcaccctctttttaTCTATTGCCAGCATGATGATTGTCTTTTCTTGTGCCATTTACATTATGCTTGACGGAAAATCATGGATTGTTATTCCAACCATTTTGCTAGCCAGTGTTCCACTTGCCTCGTACCTATGGTTGCAATTTCCGCTGCTCGTTGAGTCTTTTCTACTTTTGGACTGGGAGCATTCGAATTTGaagtttcttattttttaa